A region of Paraburkholderia largidicola DNA encodes the following proteins:
- a CDS encoding glycosyltransferase family 2 protein, with protein MKITVLVPTYRRPQDLARCLAALQKQERVPDEVVVVARPDDEATHACLADPLVVGALPLNVAAVELPGQVAALNRGLDAATGDVIAITDDDAAPHADWVRRIGAAFESDARLGALGGRDWVHQKGGVLDGSRFLVGKMMKSGKIIGNHHLGVGEAREVDLLKGANMSYRRDAVRTIRFDGRLRGAGAQVHNDMAFSMSVKNAGWKLVYDPRVAVDHYPAERFDEDRRDAQSLTAVRNAAYNLHLILREQLPAGQREIAWWWYALVGTRVYPGAVHALLALTSKGARTKLARWHAVRTGAREARRAFAQQPGTGTGTGTGVHA; from the coding sequence ATGAAGATAACGGTACTGGTGCCGACGTATCGCCGCCCGCAGGATCTCGCGCGCTGTCTCGCGGCCTTGCAGAAGCAGGAGCGCGTGCCCGACGAAGTCGTCGTGGTCGCGCGTCCCGATGATGAAGCGACGCACGCGTGCCTCGCCGATCCCCTCGTGGTCGGCGCGTTGCCGCTGAACGTCGCCGCCGTCGAACTGCCGGGCCAGGTGGCCGCGCTCAATCGCGGCCTTGATGCCGCGACGGGCGACGTGATCGCCATCACCGACGACGACGCCGCGCCGCACGCCGACTGGGTGCGCCGCATCGGCGCCGCATTCGAAAGCGATGCGCGCCTCGGCGCGCTCGGCGGGCGCGACTGGGTGCATCAGAAGGGCGGCGTGCTCGACGGCTCGCGCTTTCTGGTCGGCAAGATGATGAAGTCGGGCAAGATCATCGGCAATCACCATCTGGGTGTCGGCGAAGCGCGCGAAGTCGATCTGCTCAAGGGCGCGAACATGAGCTACCGGCGCGATGCCGTGCGCACGATCCGCTTCGACGGTCGCTTGCGCGGCGCGGGCGCGCAGGTCCACAACGACATGGCGTTCAGCATGAGCGTGAAGAACGCGGGCTGGAAGCTGGTCTACGATCCGCGCGTTGCCGTCGACCATTACCCCGCCGAACGTTTCGACGAAGACCGCCGCGATGCGCAGTCGCTGACGGCCGTGCGCAATGCCGCGTACAACCTGCATCTGATCCTGCGCGAGCAGCTGCCCGCCGGGCAGCGCGAAATCGCATGGTGGTGGTATGCGCTGGTCGGCACGCGCGTCTATCCGGGCGCGGTGCATGCGCTGCTTGCGCTGACGTCGAAGGGCGCACGCACGAAGCTCGCGCGCTGGCATGCCGTGCGCACGGGCGCACGTGAAGCGCGCCGCGCGTTCGCGCAACAGCCCGGCACGGGCACGGGTACCGGCACGGGGGTGCACGCATGA